The proteins below come from a single Xiphophorus couchianus chromosome 20, X_couchianus-1.0, whole genome shotgun sequence genomic window:
- the nat8l2 gene encoding N-acetyltransferase 8-like 2 — MELVIRRYRPSDKDTVRRLFSSGIREHIGPCFQNAMSSPLHLTITLSLGLVGYLLGSLYTALLLPTAWVGLIYCCSYDLFARYVAMKLKTDMQDIDGTYLSRPDDCFWVAEAEVDGATQVIGMVAVLCIGSGNEKHGEMFRMSISPKSRRMGLGRMLTQTVIDFCKERGFSKLVLGTTSTQMAAVDLYKKLGFKLVLTHKDVYAPPWMLALAQVNVLKMEKHL; from the coding sequence ATGGAGCTGGTGATCCGCCGCTACCGTCCCTCAGACAAGGACACGGTGCGGCGCCTGTTCAGTAGCGGCATCAGGGAGCACATCGGCCCATGTTTTCAGAATGCCATGTCTAGCCCTCTACACCTCACTATTACTCTGTCTCTGGGCTTGGTTGGCTACCTCCTGGGCTCTTTGTATACAGCTCTGTTGCTGCCAACAGCCTGGGTGGGACTCATCTACTGCTGCTCCTACGACCTATTCGCCAGGTATGTCGCAATGAAACTTAAGACAGACATGCAGGACATCGACGGGACGTACCTGAGCAGACCGGATGATTGCTTTTGGGTGGCAGAGGCTGAGGTCGACGGGGCAACGCAGGTCATCGGGATGGTGGCTGTGTTGTGTATAGGAAGTGGGAATGAGAAGCACGGGGAAATGTTCCGAATGAGCATCTCGCCAAAGTCCAGGCGGATGGGACTGGGCCGCATGTTGACTCAGACTGTGATTGATTTCTGTAAGGAGCGAGGCTTCTCTAAGTTGGTGCTAGGGACCACCTCCACCCAGATGGCTGCTGTGGATCTGTACAAAAAACTGGGGTTCAAACTTGTTCTCACACACAAAGACGTATACGCTCCCCCCTGGATGCTTGCGTTGGCCCAAGTCAacgttttaaaaatggaaaaacatttatga